The Pedobacter mucosus genome window below encodes:
- a CDS encoding S9 family peptidase: MKKFLLILLLCSGEYTFSQQLAPLTVEKIMRDPKWMGIAPTSFRWTADSKTLYFNWNPENKAKEELFKVATTSVKPMKAVEKEDEKLLSLIYVYNKDKSLGLIEKSGDIYLQSFKTNKEIRLTNTMERESSPVFLTNGDVVYQLGDNLFQLNLKSAETKQLTNFVKGKKAGRAESKAATEQDKWLKAEQTELFDIIKKRNLETRGGNRGGRGRFGSPSVDTKSLKELYTEDKFLNGVIISPNGRFITYKLTTPAQNNHNTIVPNYVTASGYTEDISGRTKVGESENVSQGFVYDTQKDSVYAIQTATIPGIKDIPDFYKFYPKQLDTLKKKNADRLVNFFGPIWNENSNSAIVVATSTDNKDRWILKLDAATGKFSLVDRQHDEAWIGGPGISGFYQGNTGWIDNNRFYYQSEATGYSHIYIANVATGDKKQLTSGKWEVQTLKLSKDKSTFYFTANKEHPGITNLFKIGVNGGEPAQITSMKGLNDITISPDEKYIAINYSFMDKPGELYLQPNKVGAKATKITQSTSTEFNSYKWRQPDMVTFKNRSGVDVYARVYKSENPNPNHPAVVFVHGAGYLQNVHFGWSTYFREFMFNNLLADNGYTVIDIDYTGSSGYGRDFRTGIYRHMGGKDLTDQVDGVKFLVEKYGVNPKHVGLYGGSYGGFITLMGMFNESDVFASGAALRSVTDWAHYNHGYTSNILNEPFNDPIAYKQSSPIYFADKLKGNLLMAHGMVDVNVHFQDIVRITQRFIELGKNNWELAVFPVEDHGFIEPSSWTDEYKRIFKLYENTLKK; the protein is encoded by the coding sequence ATGAAAAAATTTTTACTTATTCTTTTGCTTTGCTCAGGCGAATATACTTTTTCGCAACAACTTGCTCCTTTAACAGTAGAAAAAATTATGCGTGATCCAAAATGGATGGGAATTGCACCTACAAGTTTCCGTTGGACCGCTGATAGTAAAACTTTATATTTTAATTGGAACCCTGAAAACAAAGCGAAGGAAGAACTTTTTAAAGTTGCTACAACTTCTGTTAAGCCAATGAAAGCTGTAGAAAAAGAAGATGAAAAATTATTGAGCTTAATATATGTTTATAATAAAGATAAATCACTCGGACTTATAGAAAAAAGTGGTGATATCTATCTTCAAAGTTTTAAAACTAACAAGGAAATTCGCCTTACCAACACCATGGAAAGGGAAAGTAGTCCGGTTTTCCTAACAAACGGCGATGTCGTTTACCAATTAGGCGATAATCTTTTCCAGTTAAATTTAAAATCTGCAGAAACTAAGCAATTAACGAATTTTGTAAAAGGCAAAAAAGCAGGACGAGCAGAAAGTAAAGCTGCTACCGAACAGGATAAATGGCTTAAAGCAGAACAAACGGAGTTATTTGATATCATTAAAAAAAGAAATTTGGAAACCCGTGGAGGTAATCGCGGTGGAAGAGGTCGTTTTGGCTCGCCATCGGTTGATACGAAATCTCTAAAGGAACTCTATACAGAAGATAAGTTTTTAAATGGCGTTATAATTAGTCCCAATGGGCGCTTTATAACTTATAAATTAACTACACCGGCTCAAAATAACCATAATACAATTGTTCCAAATTATGTTACTGCTTCTGGCTATACAGAAGATATTTCGGGGAGGACCAAAGTTGGCGAAAGTGAAAATGTTTCTCAGGGTTTTGTTTACGATACCCAAAAAGATTCTGTTTACGCCATTCAAACCGCTACAATTCCTGGCATAAAAGATATCCCTGACTTTTATAAATTTTATCCAAAGCAACTTGATACTTTAAAAAAGAAAAACGCCGATAGACTGGTTAATTTTTTTGGTCCCATCTGGAATGAAAATTCAAATTCAGCGATTGTAGTTGCTACTTCTACAGATAATAAAGACCGATGGATTTTGAAATTAGATGCGGCAACTGGCAAGTTTAGTTTGGTAGATAGACAGCATGACGAAGCTTGGATTGGTGGCCCAGGCATTAGCGGTTTTTACCAAGGAAATACCGGTTGGATCGATAATAATCGCTTTTATTACCAAAGTGAGGCAACAGGTTATTCTCATATTTACATTGCAAATGTTGCCACAGGCGATAAAAAACAGCTAACTTCTGGCAAGTGGGAAGTTCAAACTTTGAAATTATCAAAAGATAAAAGTACCTTTTACTTTACCGCAAATAAAGAACATCCTGGAATAACAAACCTATTTAAAATTGGTGTTAATGGTGGCGAACCAGCTCAAATTACCTCAATGAAAGGCTTAAATGACATCACCATTTCTCCCGATGAAAAGTATATTGCCATAAATTATTCTTTTATGGATAAGCCAGGCGAACTTTATCTTCAGCCTAACAAAGTTGGAGCAAAAGCTACAAAAATCACACAGTCTACCTCTACAGAGTTTAACTCTTATAAATGGCGTCAACCAGATATGGTTACCTTTAAAAATCGCTCTGGTGTTGATGTTTATGCAAGGGTTTATAAATCTGAAAATCCTAATCCTAATCACCCTGCGGTTGTTTTTGTACATGGTGCAGGTTATTTACAGAATGTTCATTTTGGATGGAGTACGTATTTCCGTGAGTTTATGTTTAACAATTTATTGGCGGATAATGGCTACACCGTAATCGATATTGACTATACAGGAAGTTCCGGTTACGGCCGCGACTTTCGTACGGGAATTTACCGCCACATGGGTGGGAAGGATTTAACGGATCAGGTTGATGGTGTTAAATTTTTAGTTGAAAAATACGGTGTAAACCCAAAACATGTTGGTTTATATGGCGGCTCTTACGGAGGTTTTATCACGCTAATGGGTATGTTTAATGAGTCGGATGTTTTTGCCAGTGGCGCTGCTTTACGATCAGTTACGGATTGGGCTCACTACAATCATGGATATACCTCCAATATTTTGAATGAGCCTTTTAATGATCCAATTGCTTATAAACAAAGTTCTCCAATCTATTTTGCCGATAAGCTTAAAGGAAATTTATTAATGGCACACGGAATGGTGGATGTAAATGTTCATTTTCAGGATATTGTTCGCATAACCCAACGCTTTATCGAGCTAGGTAAAAACAATTGGGAACTTGCCGTTTTCCCTGTTGAAGATCATGGCTTTATTGAGCCAAGTAGTTGGACTGATGAATATAAAAGAATATTTAAGTTGTATGAA